Proteins co-encoded in one Polynucleobacter sp. MWH-UH19D genomic window:
- the leuB gene encoding 3-isopropylmalate dehydrogenase: MKIAVLPGDGIGPEIVAQAVRVLKALGPNFDLEEAPVGGAAYDIAGHPLPPATLELAKKADAILFGAVGDWKYDTLARELRPEQAILGLRKHLELFANFRPAICYAELTAASSLKPEIIGGLDILIVRELNGDIYFGQPRGIRSSELPLFKGAREGFDTMHYSEPEVERIGRVAFEAAQKRGKKVCSVDKANVLETSQLWREVMIRVAKDYPDVELSHMYVDNAAMQLVKAPKAFDVVVTGNLFGDILSDEAAMLTGSIGMLPSASLDKNNKGLYEPSHGSAPDIAGKGIANPLATILSAAMMLRYSLGMPSEADRIEKAVQKVLAQGLRTADIYTEGTKKVSTVEMGDAVVAALA, from the coding sequence ATGAAAATTGCAGTTCTCCCGGGCGATGGGATCGGCCCGGAAATCGTTGCACAAGCTGTCCGCGTACTGAAGGCGCTAGGGCCAAATTTTGATTTAGAAGAAGCCCCAGTAGGTGGCGCTGCCTACGATATTGCTGGGCATCCACTGCCGCCAGCTACTCTTGAGTTGGCCAAAAAAGCCGATGCAATTTTATTTGGTGCCGTAGGGGATTGGAAATACGACACGCTTGCTCGTGAACTGCGTCCAGAGCAAGCAATCTTAGGTCTACGTAAACATTTGGAATTGTTTGCGAACTTTAGGCCTGCCATTTGTTATGCAGAGTTAACAGCCGCCTCTAGCCTTAAGCCGGAAATTATTGGCGGTCTTGATATTTTGATAGTGCGTGAGCTCAATGGTGATATTTACTTTGGTCAGCCACGTGGTATTCGCTCTTCTGAGTTGCCATTATTTAAAGGTGCTCGTGAGGGCTTTGACACTATGCACTATAGCGAACCTGAAGTAGAGCGTATTGGACGTGTTGCATTCGAGGCAGCGCAAAAGCGCGGCAAGAAGGTATGTAGTGTTGATAAAGCAAACGTGCTGGAAACATCTCAGTTATGGCGCGAGGTGATGATTCGGGTCGCAAAAGACTATCCAGATGTAGAGTTGTCTCATATGTATGTTGATAACGCTGCGATGCAATTGGTGAAGGCACCAAAAGCATTTGACGTTGTTGTTACTGGCAATCTTTTTGGCGACATCTTATCTGACGAGGCCGCAATGTTGACCGGCTCTATTGGTATGTTGCCTTCAGCCTCTTTGGATAAAAATAACAAGGGCTTGTATGAGCCCAGCCATGGTTCGGCCCCAGATATTGCGGGCAAAGGTATTGCAAATCCTTTAGCAACCATCTTATCGGCAGCCATGATGTTACGTTACTCATTGGGCATGCCTAGTGAGGCGGATCGGATAGAAAAGGCAGTTCAAAAGGTTTTAGCACAAGGCTTGCGCACTGCAGATATTTACACTGAGGGCACGAAAAAAGTGTCTACTGTGGAGATGGGTGATGCAGTTGTAGCGGCATTGGCATAA
- the asd gene encoding aspartate-semialdehyde dehydrogenase: MANTKTPLVGLVGWRGMVGSVLMERMLAEKDFDLIEPVFFSTSQAGGAVPLLNGQKVTKSESTLQDANDIQALARCDIILTCQGGDYTNDIFPKLRAAGWNGHWIDAASALRMKDDAVLILDPVNRPVIDKALAAGGKNWIGSNCTVSLMMMAMGGLVKADMVEWISAMTYQAASGAGAQNMRELLLQMGALRDSVAAELADPSSWILDIDRKVTETLRSADFPKKNFRNTALAGSLIPWIDVPVENGQTKEEWKGGAEFNKILGRPAFRTPGSIPIDGLCVRVGAMRCHSQGLTVKLKKDIPLKEIETILANDNPWVKVVPNDRETTERDLSPAAVSGTLTVPIGRLHKLAMGPEYLGAFTVGDQLLWGAAEPLRRMLRILLE, encoded by the coding sequence ATGGCAAATACAAAAACACCTTTAGTAGGTTTAGTAGGCTGGCGAGGAATGGTTGGTAGCGTGCTGATGGAACGCATGCTCGCTGAAAAAGACTTTGATCTAATCGAGCCAGTTTTCTTTAGCACTAGTCAGGCAGGTGGTGCGGTTCCTCTGTTAAATGGTCAAAAAGTGACCAAGAGTGAGAGCACGCTGCAAGATGCTAATGATATTCAGGCCCTTGCGCGTTGCGACATTATTCTGACATGTCAGGGTGGCGATTACACCAACGACATTTTTCCAAAACTGCGCGCTGCAGGATGGAATGGTCATTGGATTGATGCTGCAAGCGCATTGCGCATGAAAGATGATGCTGTATTGATTTTGGATCCAGTGAATCGTCCAGTAATCGATAAAGCGCTTGCTGCTGGTGGCAAAAATTGGATCGGTAGCAACTGCACCGTTAGCTTGATGATGATGGCTATGGGTGGACTTGTTAAGGCGGATATGGTCGAGTGGATTAGTGCCATGACTTATCAAGCAGCCTCTGGTGCAGGCGCGCAAAATATGCGCGAGCTTCTTTTGCAAATGGGTGCATTGCGTGACAGCGTTGCCGCAGAATTGGCTGACCCTTCTTCCTGGATTTTGGATATTGATCGTAAAGTGACTGAGACATTGCGCTCGGCTGATTTTCCGAAAAAGAACTTTAGGAATACCGCTTTGGCAGGCAGCCTAATCCCCTGGATTGATGTGCCTGTAGAAAATGGTCAAACTAAAGAAGAGTGGAAGGGTGGCGCTGAGTTCAATAAGATTCTTGGACGTCCTGCATTCCGTACGCCAGGTAGCATTCCAATTGATGGTTTATGTGTTCGTGTGGGTGCAATGCGTTGTCACTCACAGGGACTTACAGTCAAGCTCAAGAAAGACATTCCGCTCAAAGAGATCGAGACCATTTTGGCTAATGACAATCCATGGGTGAAGGTGGTTCCAAATGATCGAGAAACTACCGAGCGTGACTTATCCCCAGCGGCTGTTAGTGGCACTTTAACGGTGCCGATTGGTCGTTTGCACAAATTGGCTATGGGCCCTGAGTACCTTGGCGCCTTCACTGTTGGCGACCAGTTGCTATGGGGTGCTGCTGAGCCTTTGCGCCGCATGTTAAGAATCCTACTTGAGTGA
- a CDS encoding FimV/HubP family polar landmark protein produces the protein MTRVSRLSLIKLLCLTGFCWAGASWAFTLGSPQVQSLAGEPLRVEIPISVTADDQVLLQSLTVDMPNRSAYEQLGVSERIIQFNPQAMIYRNRQDDLMVLIETVNPVPIAEEPFINVLLNLSWASGSQLKTFTFLLADPQKILVKPGQTLSGIAASMLPEFDGATLDQTMIALFKANPDAFASGNINVLSAGAELKKPSQSVLGSISPTQASQIVLEANQQWRAERESQGKVEVRSDQDQTQVAKGATKDTLKIGSSTDNKDLEKQYVEQLVAEEKQLEQTKSRIATLEKNISELQALLDKPKDEEKPVQQNKFSLPKLPNIPDLPGLSKLPNIPELPNVPKQAMYVLVALAALAALALVAILLWGVILFVRKSKSSDVHHPVHVDDVPSEPAKAQLGSEYNIPERAQAIFSGLNLDLGSPSKKEEPKPDFSSEDSRALADALRVKLNLARAYITIEDFSAAKKSLEEILNTSNAVDPAITIEAQGVLSELSHRQT, from the coding sequence ATGACACGCGTCAGCCGTTTATCGCTTATCAAATTACTCTGCTTGACTGGGTTCTGCTGGGCTGGTGCGTCTTGGGCATTTACATTAGGCAGTCCTCAGGTTCAATCATTGGCGGGTGAGCCTCTTCGTGTAGAAATTCCAATTAGTGTTACTGCAGATGATCAGGTGCTATTGCAGAGCTTGACTGTGGATATGCCCAATCGGTCGGCATATGAGCAACTTGGTGTTTCCGAGAGGATTATTCAGTTCAATCCTCAGGCGATGATCTATCGGAATCGTCAAGATGATTTGATGGTATTGATCGAGACGGTTAATCCCGTGCCCATTGCTGAAGAACCATTTATTAATGTGTTGCTGAATTTGAGCTGGGCTAGTGGTAGTCAGCTAAAGACGTTCACTTTTTTATTGGCGGACCCTCAAAAGATTTTGGTTAAGCCAGGTCAAACTCTCTCAGGTATAGCGGCTAGTATGCTTCCTGAGTTTGATGGCGCAACATTAGATCAAACCATGATTGCCTTGTTTAAGGCGAACCCAGATGCCTTTGCGAGCGGCAATATTAATGTTCTATCTGCAGGCGCAGAGCTGAAGAAGCCAAGTCAGTCTGTGCTGGGCTCGATTAGTCCTACACAAGCTAGCCAGATAGTCCTAGAGGCAAATCAACAATGGCGCGCAGAACGCGAGTCACAGGGTAAGGTTGAAGTTCGGTCAGATCAGGATCAGACCCAAGTTGCCAAAGGTGCGACCAAAGATACATTAAAGATTGGCTCAAGCACTGATAACAAAGACCTTGAAAAGCAATACGTGGAGCAATTGGTTGCCGAAGAAAAGCAACTGGAGCAAACCAAATCTCGAATAGCGACCCTAGAAAAGAATATTTCTGAACTTCAGGCTTTGCTTGATAAACCAAAGGATGAAGAGAAGCCTGTTCAGCAGAATAAATTTAGCTTACCTAAGCTACCTAATATTCCCGATCTTCCAGGACTATCCAAGCTGCCCAATATTCCTGAGTTGCCTAATGTGCCTAAGCAGGCCATGTATGTGCTGGTGGCTTTAGCGGCTCTTGCAGCGCTTGCACTGGTAGCAATTTTGCTTTGGGGTGTGATTCTGTTTGTGCGCAAATCAAAATCAAGTGATGTTCACCATCCCGTGCATGTTGATGATGTGCCATCTGAACCTGCGAAAGCGCAATTGGGATCTGAGTACAACATTCCTGAGCGTGCTCAAGCAATATTTTCTGGGCTCAATCTTGATCTAGGTTCCCCAAGCAAAAAGGAAGAGCCTAAGCCTGACTTCAGTTCAGAGGATTCTAGGGCCTTGGCTGATGCCTTGCGGGTGAAGTTGAACTTAGCACGCGCGTATATCACTATCGAAGATTTTTCTGCAGCCAAGAAATCTTTAGAGGAAATATTGAATACAAGTAATGCTGTTGACCCAGCAATCACCATTGAAGCTCAGGGCGTATTGTCGGAGCTCTCGCATCGTCAGACATAG